The DNA sequence ATCTGACCTGTTCTACAAACTACAGACCAGTTTGTTTAGACTTCTTGTGAATTGCCTTTAGGTTAGTATAACATGTTGGCAAGTCTCGCTTCTGTATGGGTTGCTCTAATGGAATGGACATCTAACCTTTCCTCTAGACATTATAAAGAATGTTATCAAGGAGAACAGGAATATCTATCCAGAGATCATGAAGAAGGTTAACGTGACCTTTGAAAAGGTGAGTGGGAAAAGGCTTTGAAGTTGTGTAGTGTGCTTGcaggctgtatgtgtgtgaaatTTGAAATGTCAAAGCGTCCTAAAAGTCCTACTAAAAATGGAAAGGAGAGTATGTTAGTATGTTGGCGTGTCGCCTCACCATTGTAGAAATGCTAGGGATCAGATCTCTGCTTAGCTGACACCTGTTTACATGCCTGTATATTCTGCTGAAGTGCTTGGCATTAAGAACCTGTCTCAAACCAGCAGGAAATCATCCGCTTAACCCCCAGGCTGTTTACCACAGTGCGAAAGCAGGCTGATCTgttgtcatttttttcctgAGATTTGACACTAGGTCTCTGCATTATGGCAATCAAAACGTGTCTCGATCTTATAGGTGTTTGGACTGAAGCTGGTGGAGATTGATGTCAAGAATCATGCTTTTATCCTAGTCAATAACCTGGAGCAAGTCACAGACCAGCTGGCCAGCATGTGAGTGACGccctttttttgttgttgcaaaAATCAGACTCGACCACCCTTTTCCCCCGAAAGGCAGATATATTATGGTGAAGAATGACAACATGTTAAGGATGCAGGCCAACGCAGCTGAAACAGCCTTTTCTGCCATAATACCATTTTGTTGACAGCTGTAGCAGTAAGTTTTAACCTCCTTTTTAAACTGACTTTATCATCAGTATTTTATATTTAGCCCAGTGAGTTATTTATGTTTGCTAAAACTGATTGATAGTTTGAGTAGAAATTAGTACTTCAATGAATCCAAGACTTGGATCTCTCCCAGCGTGTTTCTCGTCCTTTGGCTGCACTCCTACTTTATTTTTCTTCTAAATGTGGCCTCTGTCCAAAAACTGGCAGCTCTGACTGTTGCTGTCCAAAACTGATGATCGCTTTCTATGTAATGAAATCTTTTAAATCACGTTTTGGGCTGTCGAGCTCCATCCTGCTGTAAAGAAACGATGCACCTGTTTCTTTAAATCGTCCGGCCGTTACGGACAGGCACTGATCGTGTGCCAGTCTCACGCGGACGTCCATCTGCTTCAGGAACCCAGCTCACCCTAAGACAGGACTGCTGTTCGTCATCCTGAGCGTCATTTTCATGAAGGGTGGAGCCGTCAAGGAGGGTGAGGTGAAATTTAAATCCTAACCTTGGCCTGACTTTTCCTCCATTTCTGATTGATGATTCactgctctgtctgtctgttttttttcttatgttAATTCCTGTGGAACCTGCAGTCTGTAGCCTTCCAAGATGTACAAACTCTCGAAAAAGTGTTTTTCCATTGAGAAGCTAGGTGAATAGGTGGTAGGCTAGTTTAGTAGCCGTTTGCTCATTGTgtagtcattttattttttttctcccatttAAATTATTATATAGTCTGTGCCTCTTTGAATGGAAATGGAGGACACCCAGCCtggaagggttttttttttgtctgtttccTCCCACCTTTGGCTTGACAGTGGAAAGTTTGTAATGGGTGATGTATGGGTAGAACCTCTTCCTCTTGCATTTCCTGCTTCTCATCCCTCTGTGACCTTACTTTCTGCAGCCGTAGTGTGGAACACCCTAAAGAAGCTGAGAGTGGATACTGGGTAAGATGAAAGAACCACTAACCCGTCCCTTGGGTAGCACTTTAAGTTGATTGTTTAGCATCCTGGAATCTGTGTCCTTCTGCAGGGAGAGGCATGAGGAGTTTGGAGATGTGAAGAAGCTGCTCACAGATGAATTTGTCAGACAGAAGTAAGTTCACCAGACCAGCTAAGGGCATGACGCTTTGTAGTCACGCAGCGCATTTCTGAAGGTACTTCACGCCTTTTTAACCTTGCTTACTTATCGGCCAAGTGGCTCACTGCGAtaagcagctgtgctgaggcacagaaggtcctgggttcgaatcctgaCTGTGAAAGTTGGTGTGCTCAGAGCAGGCTTCTAGCAAACCATAGAGTGCCTGTTTATACCACACCAGAGAATAACATGGGGTCAGGGGCCAGTCAGAGCCCAGCAAGGCTTATCGGTGCTCTGAATGGAAACCTACCAACCACACATTTTAAAGCAGACGTGACCTGCTTTTAACGTGACTTGATGTGACTGAATGGCTCATTTGAGGCTGATCGTGTCCCAGGTACCTGGAGTACGTGCGTATCCCCCACACCGACCCCCCGGAGCATGAGTTCCGTTGGGGCTTACGGGCCGAAAGAGAGGTCTCTAAGACACAGCTGTTGAAGTTTGTGGCCCAGGTGAGAGTCCCCGTCCAGTAGGCCTTGATCTCAGTGCTCAGTCTGTGCGACGCCGCCACCTGTAGGTACGAATTTGGCCTCTAATTGTCCGACTCCTATAAAATCACAGGAAGGACTCATCTCAAATTAGACCTTTTAGAAGCTGATTTTTAATCTAAAGGTTTGTTTTGTGCAGTTTTCTCCCATATTCTTTCCCCATATTTACCGCCTCCGTATTGCCCCCAGCTTCATGAGAAGGAGCCTCAGAACTGGCCCAAGCAGTACAAGGAAGCCATGACCTCTGATGCAAGGAGCAGCCAGGTGTTGTGactgtgggggagggagggcCCCTGCCCGCGGGGGAGGCCCGCTGAGCG is a window from the Brienomyrus brachyistius isolate T26 chromosome 8, BBRACH_0.4, whole genome shotgun sequence genome containing:
- the ndnl2 gene encoding necdin-like 2 encodes the protein MSQRRVSHSQSRPSTSRQVIEDDEEDLSFTLPSSSQVQRGMDRLTSAEVDRKIAEVVQFILIKDQKKIPIKRADIIKNVIKENRNIYPEIMKKVNVTFEKVFGLKLVEIDVKNHAFILVNNLEQVTDQLASMNPAHPKTGLLFVILSVIFMKGGAVKEAVVWNTLKKLRVDTGERHEEFGDVKKLLTDEFVRQKYLEYVRIPHTDPPEHEFRWGLRAEREVSKTQLLKFVAQLHEKEPQNWPKQYKEAMTSDARSSQVL